The genomic DNA GTGGCTCTGCCAGCTGGCGTGCGGCATTGAGAGCGCGGCCCCCACCTAGGCCCGCGTCATGGCCGAGCAGCCGGGGCTGCACCCAGTGGAGCAGAAGGAGCTGGCAGCGGGCAGGACAATGAGCCATTCACCGGGCCAGCTCCTTGGGTAGCTGCAATTAGGGCAGAAGCCAGGTGCCCTGCTCGGCGGCTGAGCCGTGACgagccagccctgagcacagACAAGCGCCCGTGTTTGCGGGGCACCACCTGCATCCCCGCTCGAGGGCCCTGCCCAGACTCAGCCTGCCTGTGGCGCGTCTGGCACCCACAGGGGTGAAGGAGAGGCAGCGAGCCCAGCGCcttgcccactcccagcccccctctgccccaggtcccctgagtgCCACTCTCCCCATTAtacaactggggaaactgaggcaccaagcgagggacttgcccaaggtcagtcaGGGCCagaggcctggctcccagccccctgttctaacccactGGATCCCTCCCACCCAGAGCTGAGGTCAGTCACGGCCagaggcctggctcccagccccctgttctaacccactGGATCCCTCCCACCCAGAGCTGAGGTCAGTCACGGCCagaggcctggctcccagccccctcccagctctgactGGCACAGACTGTATCTCACACACAGTCACTGTTTCAGTCTCACACCAAGCCCCAGGCCCCCCCCCAtgtttcccttccccactgcccctccAGATGGGCCAACAGGTGTCatctggctggggggaggggcacagaccCAGACGTATCCTCACTGCCCCTGGAAGGGGGGGCATGGGGACCATCCCCGAGTTTGGCTCGTGCTGGCCCGTGGGCAGGAATGCGCCCAGCAGATGCAGGCCCCTGCGGCTGGTCAGATgctgccgggggggcgggggcagcacagcagaggcccttccctctctccccggAGTAAGCACCGGGGTCAGGGCAGGCCCCTCCAACCAGCCTGGCCCCCAAGGGCCGCCAAGGaagagctccccaccccccacctgccagATTGGGCAGGGCAGCTCAACCCCCACCACACTGACATCCCCAGATGATGAGAccagcacccccaccctgcaTCCTCAGGATCAAACCAAGGCCACCTTGACACAAGAGACCATGCATGGCATGTGGGGGGGGTCCAGGGCCAGGCTGCCAgggactgcgggtcgggagtgaagggcaccacagagtggggggggctgcaggttaggagtgaggggcaccacagAGTGGGGGGGGCTGTAGGTTAGGAGTGAGGGACACtgcagggcgggggggctgcgggttgggagtgaggggtaccACAGAGCGGAGGGAAGCCAGGggcccaggggctgtgggtcgggagtgaggagcaccatggggggggctgcgggtcagaactgaggggcaccagcagagatggggggctgcaggttgggagtgaagAGCActgcagagcggggggggggggcactgcagaggagcagggggaggggcagcgctggaggagggggctgcaggtcgggaatGAGGGTCACTGCAGAGTGGGGGGGGCACCGCtggaggggggagctgcaggttgggagtgaggggcactgcagagcgggggaggggcaccgctggaggggggagctgcaggttgggagtgaggggcactgcagagcgggggaggggcagcgcTGGAGGAGGGGGCTGCATTTTGGGAGTGAGCAGCACTGCAGAGCGGGGGGGCACTgcagaggagcagggggagtggcaaggctggaggagggagctgcaggttgggagtgaggggcactgcagAGCGGGGGGGCACTGCagagcgggggaggggcaccgctggaggagggggctgcgggtcgggagtgaggggcaccgcggGGGAGGCCGGGCCGGTGGGCTGCAGGACACGGCGCTGCCGCCAGGTGGCGCTCGGCCCCGGGGACTgcagctcccggcatgcaccgcgcCAGCCGCTCGGCGCCCCGCCCGCTGCGGCCTGGGCGCGCGGGGCAGGCCGGGAGCTGTAGTTCCGCCCGTTGCCGAGGGGACAGGCCCCGCCCAACCCGGAAGTGGGTGGGGCGGTTCTAAGATGGCGTCGCCTCCTCAGGGGGGCCCGATGGCGATCGCCATGCGGCTGCGGAACCAGCTCCAGGCCGTCTACAAGATGGACCCGCTGCGCAACGAGGTGAGGCGCCGCGGCGCCCCCGCACCGGCCGGCCTGGGGCGCACTGAGCTGCGCGCATGCGCGGGCGGAAGAGGGGCTCCCGCGCCTGAGCGGGCGAGGGAACGGGCCGCGCATGCGCACCGGTGACGCCGCGCACGTGCCCTGAAGGCGGTGTCTGGCGGTGCGAGGGCTGTCCGTGCGCATGCGTGAGCCTCGTGTCCCCGCTGCGGGGACTCCGAGTCCGCCCCCTGgtgcccaggccccgcccccagccgggctggggcagagttaaggtgataTCATCTGGGGGAGGGACAGGCCGATGTACAGTGGGGGAGGTGGTAGCCCTGTCCCGCACCCCCACTCACCTTCCCAGGGCCCatccgctccctgccccccacagtccCCATGGGGTTCCCCTCCTGCCAAGCTGGGGCAGCTCGGTGGGTACCCTGCACAGTGCCCCCTTCGGCTGGGCCCTGCCTCCCCGGGCTGAGCCAGCACATGGGTCAGGAGGAGCTCGGGGTCGAGAGCTGCTCTGCAGGCCgaggtggggaggggcggggcgtaGGTCTAGGTCTAGGGTTCACACCCCCAGCAGTGCAGGTTCACAGAGCGCTGCAGTGGCCCTGCGAGCTGGTCTGACCCCAGCCGGGCCCCAGGCCATGGGGACTGGTGGCCTGGCTCTGATAGGGGCTGTTGGTGCTGTGCCcgtgcccagccccaggcagagcctGGCCACCCTCCTGCTGGAGCCCAGCCAGGGCTGCCTGCGTTGCCTGGGCACAGGGCGAGGACATATGGTGGGGCCCCCTCGAGCCGGCTCTGCctacaggctgctcttcctgcatgcAGAGGTTCACATGCCTGGAGCCCCACAGCCAAGCCCACCCATGGGCACCTGCCGTGATTCTGGTCCTTGTAACTGCAGAGCCACCTCGTGCCGGGGGCCGTCCCCCTtctatcccagagcctgcaacgcGCTGTACCTTGGGGGGAGAGCGGCTCCAGCCCCCCCGGAGTGCAGTCCCTGCGTGGCCCTGCCCCCCGCATGCTGTTGGTGGGGGACGCCCCAGCTCCGGGCCATCCCCTGCCAGGCAGGAGGGCCCTTCATTTGCCAACCCATGGGGCGAGGTGGCTGCGCAGAGGCATTGCCCTCTCTGGGCCCCTGAGGATGGGAGCTGACAGCCACCCGACTTCCCCGCCTCTGTCTGGGCTGGGAAGTAGTGGTGGGGTGTGGGATTGAGCAGGCAGGAGACACCCCAGGGTTGAGGGGCACCAtagagctgtgggagggaggggacccTAGCGCAGGATCGCAGGGGCTGtggattgggagtgaggggccccagcagagctgtggggggtaGGGGACCCCAGCATGGGAtcacaggggctgcaggttgggagtgaggggccccaggagagctgtgggaggaggggatcCTGGCTCGGGAtcgcaggggctgtgggtcgggagtgaggggccccagcagaggatcgcaggagctgtgggttgggggtgaggggccccaggagagcttggggggagggggccccaGCACAGgatcgcaggggctgcgggttgggagtgaggggccccagcgCGGGATCTCAGGGgatgcaggtcgggagtgaggggccccagcgcgggatcgcaggggctgcgggtcgggagtgagggtccCCAGCGCGGgatcgcaggggctgcgggtcaggagtgaggggccctaggagagcttgggggagggggccccAGCGCGGGAtcgcaggggctgcaggtcaggagtgacgGGCCCCAGCGCGGGATCGCAgcggctgcgagtcgggagtgaggggccctaggagagcttggggggaaggggccccagcgcgggatcgcaggggctgcgggttgggagtgaggggccctaggagagcttggggggaaggggccccagcacgggatcgcaggggctgcgggttgggagtgaggggccccagcgcgggatcgcaggggctgtgggtcgggagtgaggggccctaggagagcttgggggagggggccccAGCGTGGGAtcacaggggctgcgggttgggagtgaggggccccagcgcgggatcgcaggggctgagggtcgggagtgaggggccccagcgcgggatcgcaggggctgcgggtcgggagtgaggggccccagcgcgggatcgcaggggctgcgggtcgggagtgaggggccctaggagagcttgggggagggggccccAGCGCGGgatcgcaggggctgcgggtcgggagtgaggggccccagcgcaggatcgcaggggctgcgggtcgggagtgaggggccccagcgcgggatcgcaggggctgcgggtcgggagtgaggggccccagcgcgggatcgcaggggctgcgggtcgggagtgaggggccccagcgcgggatcgcaggggctgcgggtcgggagtgaggggccccagcgcgggatcgcaggggctgcgggtcgggagtgaggggccctagGAGAGCTTGGAGGAGGGGGCCCCAGCGCGGgatcgcaggggctgcgggtcgggagtgaggggtccCAGCGCGGgatcgcaggggctgcgggtcgggagtgaggggccccagcgcgggatcgcaggggctgcgggtcgggagtgaggggccccagcgcgggatcgcaggggctgtgggtcgggagtgaggggccccagcacgggatcgcaggggctgcgggtcgggagtgaggggtccCAGCGCGGgatcgcaggggctgcgggtcgggagtgaggggccccagcgcgggatcgcaggggctgcgggtcgggagtgaggggccccagcgcgggatcgcaggggctgcgggtcgggagtgaggggccccagcgcgggatcgcaggggctgcgggtcgggagtgaggggccccagcgcgggatcgcaggggctgcgggtcgggagtgaggggccctagGAGAGCTTGGAGGAGGGGGCCCCAGCGCGGgatcgcaggggctgcgggtcgggagtgaggggtccCAGCGCGGgatcgcaggggctgcgggtcgggagtgaggggccccagcgcgggatcgcaggggctgcgggtcgggagtgaggggccccagcgcgggatcgcaggggctgtgggtcgggagtgaggggccccagcacgggatcgcaggggctgcgggtcgggagtgaggggtccCAGCGCGGgatcgcaggggctgcgggtcgggagtgaggggccctagGAGAGCTTGGAGGAGGGGGCCCCAGCGCGGgatcgcaggggctgcgggtcgggagtgaggggccccagcgtgggatcgcaggggctgcgggtcgggagtgaggggccccagcgcgggatcgcaggggctgcgggtcgggagtgaggggccccagcgcgggatcgcaggggctgcgggtcgggagtgaggggccccagcgcgtgatcgcaggggctgcgggtcgggagtgagaggccCCAGCGCGGGAtcacaggggctgcgggtcgggagtgaggggtccCAGCGCGGgatcgcaggggctgcgggtcgggagagaggggccctaggagagCTTGGAGGAGGGGGCCCCAGCGCGGgatcgcaggggctgcgggtcgggagtgaggggtccCGCTGACACATGCCTCATTTGGCAGGAGGAGGTGAAGGTCAAGATGAAGGAGCTGAACGAGCACATCGTGTGCTGTCTCTGCGCCGGGTACTTCATCGACGCCACGACCATCACGGAGTGTCTGCACACCTGTGAGTGTggggccaggctggctggggggcagcagggcaccTCCCCCCCGGGCTGGTTCACGGCAGCGGGGGTCGCAAGCTCCTGCAGCTGAGGGCGGGGGACGGCATCtctctgtggggctgggccccCAGTGGCTCCGCTGCTGAAACTGGCCCGGCTTGGCCCTGTCCTTGCTTGCCCAGGGGCTGCATTGTGGAGCCGGGCTGCTCCTTCTGCTGGGCCGGTGTCTCCCCCCGGGAGTCAGGAGCCCCCTATTCCTGTGAAGGAGCCGGCcggccggggtggggggcagagggggctggcCGAGGGGAGACGCAGCGCTGTGTagggggagcggggtggggggctggtcaGGGCCCTGCCTtggtctctcctccccccccccccccacgctttCAGGGGTTGCCTGCTGCAGTGAGCCAGGCCAGCAGGTGGCAGCATCGCACCGCCCTGCGTGGGGTGGGGATGACCATGGGGGGCACCGGCCCTGAGCTGTGGGGAGCGCAGGGCGATGTGGGGGGATCAGCCCCAAAGGAGGCTCCCTGGGGTGGGTCTGTCCCcgccggggcaggggcagctggctGAAGCCGGCTGCGGGGTGGATGGGCCTGGGATGGGGAGCTGGGCCCCCCTCCTGTGCTGTGCAGCGCAGCGCTGCCTCCTGGCTAcggcgggagggggctgggctgatccctggggcagggcctggccaaGTGCTGCTGCCCCTGGCTATGGCGGGAGGGGGCCCCTGGCTACGGCGGGAGGAGGCTGGGCCTGGCCGGGGCCCCTGGCTCCGGCGGGAGGGGGCCCCTGGCTCCGGCGGGAGGGGGTTCCTGGCTCcggcgggagggggctgggcctggccggGGCCCCTGGCTCCGGCGGGAGGGGGCCCCTGGCTCcggcgggagggggctgggcctggctggggcccctggctatggcgggagggggctgggctggtccctggggcagggcctggccaagtgctgctgcccctggctccggcgggagggggctgggcctggccggGGCCCCTGGCTCCGGCGGGAGGGGGCCCCCGGCTCTGACGCCCCCGCCCCGCAGTCTGCAAGAGCTGCATCGTGAAGTACCTGCAGAGCAGCAAGTACTGCCCCATGTGCAACACGAAGATCCACGAGACGCAGCCGCTGCTCAATCTCAAGCTGGACCGCGTCATGCAGGACGTCGTCTACAAGCTGGTGCCCGGCCTGCAGGAAAGTGAGTGGGAGGCTctgcgggggggggcagctgtGAGGAGCGGGGGGGCAGCATGCGCCCCACCTGCCGCACCTGCGTTGGGAGCCATTGGCACAAGGGGCCGGGCCCAAGAGTGGCAGACGCCCGTCGATGGCTCCACGccgcagcgcccagccccctgtCCGGCGAGCGGCtgcttgggcagggcagggcccggCTGCcttcaccccagagctcacagtCTGGGCCAGGCCCTCCCGGGGGGGAAGCCAGGGCCCTGTGGAGCGGGTGGCAGAGGCCCCTTGCGTGTGGAGAGGTGGggggccctgggagagggagtgggagccCTGCGGGGGAGCTGGGGAccccatgtgtgtgtgggggagacgAGGGGCCTTGGAAGAGGGAGTGAGGGCCCTGCGGGGAAGCTGGGGACCCCATGTGTgagtgggggggaggcgggggtccctgggagagagagggggagccctgcgggggagctgggggccctgggagagggagtgggggccctgtgggggagctggaggccctgggagagggagtgggggcccTGTGGAGGAGCTGGGGACCCCATGTGTgagtgggggggaggcgggggccctgggagagggagtgggggccctgcgggggagctgggggccctgggagagggagtgggggccctgtgggggagctgggggccctgggagagggagtgggggccctgtgggggagctgggggccctgggagagggagtgggggccctgtgggggagctggggaccccatgtgtgagtgggggggaggcgggggccctgggagagggagtgggggcccTGCGGGGGAGCTGGGGACCCCATGTGtgagtgggggggaggcaggggtccctgggagaGAGATAGGGAGCCCtgcgggggagctgggggccctgggagagggagtgggggccctgcgggggagctgggggccctgggagagggagtgggggccctgtgggggagctgggggccctgggagagggagtgggggccctgtgggggagctggggaccccatgtgtgagtgggggggaggcgggggccctgggagagggagtgggggcccTGCGGGGGAGCGGGGGACCCCATGTGtgagtgggggggaggcaggggtccctgggagaGAGATAGGGAGCCCtgcgggggagctgggggccctgggagagggagtgggggcccTGCGGGGGAGCTGGGGAccccatgtgtgtgtgggggagacgAGGGGCcttgggagagggagtggggcccTGCGGGGGAGCTGGGGACCCCATGTGTgagtgggggggaggcgggggtccctgggagagagagggggagccctgcgggggagctgggggccctgggagagggagtgggggccctgtgggggagctgggggccctgggagagggagtgggggcccTGCGGGGGAGCTGGGGACCCCATGTGTgagtgggggggaggcgggggtccctgggagagagagggggagccctgcggggagctgggggccctgggagagggagtgggggccctgtgggggagctgggggccctgggTGAGGGAGTGGGGGCCCTGCGGGGGAGCTGGGGAccccatgtgtgtgtgggggagacgAGGGGCcttgggagagggagtgggggcccTGCGGGGGAGCTGGGGACCCCATGTGTgagtgggggggaggcgggggtccctgggagagagagggggagcccTGCGGGGAAGCTGggggccctgggagagggagtgggggccctgtgggggagctgggggccctgggagagggagtgggggccctgtgggggagctgggggccctgggagagggagtgggggcccTGCGGGGGAGCTGGGGACCCCATGTGTgagtgggggggaggcgggggccctgggagagggagtgggggccctgcgggggagctgggggccctgggagagggagtgggggccctgcgagggagctgggggccccgggagagggagtgggggcccTGTGGAGGAGCTGGGGACCCCATGTGTgagtgggggggaggcgggggccctgggagagggagtgggggccctgtgggggagcagggggccctgggagagggagtgggggccctgtgggggagcagggggccctgggagagggagtgggggcccTGCGGGGGAGCTGGGGACCCCATGTGTgagtgggggggaggcgggggtccctgggagagagagtgggggccctgtgggggagctgggggccctgggagagggagtgggggccctgcgggggagcagggggccctgggagagggagtgggggcccTGCGGGGGAGCTGGGGACCCCGTGtgagggggctggaggtggggggccgCCTGGGGGGCGAGGGAGGCGGGGGGCcgcgtgggggggggcagggggtgaagcTGGCCGGGCGCTGAGGGCTGTTCCTCCCCCCGCAGGCGAGGAGAAGCGGATCCGCGAGTTCTACCAGTCGCGGGGCCTGGACCGAGTGACCCAGCCCAGCAGTGAGGGTGCGAAGGTCCCAGCCTGTGCCTGGCCGGGGGGGGCTCtgagccctgtgctgggggggaacagtggagtggcaggggagggggctctggagctgggggatGGAGCGATGGGGGAAAGGGCTCtgtggagctggggggtgggacggagtggcaggggagggggctttgggggttgggggtgggacagggtggcagggaaggggactgggggggcgggatggggcagcagggctctgggggcttgTGTGGGCAGGAtgggatggtgggggagggggttctggggggctgaGACGCGGAGGCAGggtagggggctctgggggctggggggcgggacggggtggtgggggaggggctcggGGACCTAAGGCTGTGGGGCAGGCTGTAGCTGCCTCTCCCTGAGGTGTCCATCCTGCCCCACTCTGAgctgtgtgctgggggggggccgGGCCTGTTGCTTTCACTGCCCCCCGAGTGCTGGTTGGGGGGGGCCGGGCCTGTCGCTTTCACTGCCCCCccgggtgctggctgggggggccGGACCCGTCgctctcactgcccccccaggTGCTGGCTACAGGGGCCAGGTTCCTGGCTCTCACTGCgcctgtgggtgctgggtgggggggctgggctcaTGGCTCTCACTGCCCCCCCCGGGTGCTGGTTGGGGGTGCCGGGCCCGTGGCTCTCACTGCGCccgtgggtgctgggtgggggggctgggcccGTGGCTCTCACTGCCCCCCccgggtgctggctgggggggccGGGCCCCTGGCTCTCATGCccccctgggtgctggctgggggggctgggcccaTGGCTCTCATGCcctgctgggtgggggggctgggcccATGGCTCTCACTGCGCCcgtgggtgctggctgggggagccGGGCCCCTGGCTCTCATGCccccctgggtgctggctgggggggctgggcccaTGGCTCTCACTGCCCTGCGTCTCCCGCAGATCCCGTGGTCGACACGATGGGTTTGCCCTACAGCAGCTTCGACCACTCCCGGGCCCACTACTACCGCTACGACGAGCACGTCTCCCTGTGCCTGGAGCGCCAGAGGtcagtggggcgggggcagggggggctctCGATGCTGGTCCGCAGCCCTGGCCTCACTCCCCATGCCCCCGgcgcctgccctgagccccgccacgCAGCCCAGCCGGGCAGCCAGCGCTGGCTTTAACCGCCCCCAGCCGCTCGAGGCCTGGCTCCGTGGAGGCTGGAGGGGCCTTGGGGAGGCTGAGTGGGGTTTCGGAGTGAGACTTTGGCCAGCGCCTTTCTGGGGAGGGGCCGTCGCACCGAGAGTAACGGCCCGGTCGGGCTCCAGGCTTTACGCGGGATTGGGGAGGCcgagcaggcagcagccctgcgCCCCGTCGTTCGTGCCAGAGCAGTGGGGCGAGGGCACAGCGCCCCCAGCTGGCTTCGAGCTCTGCCCATCCCGAAGCCCCAGCTCCGCTCTGCCCGGCCCGTGGAGCCCGCCCTGGTGGCACCAAGGTCGGGGAGGGGAAGCGCTGAGGGTGATCTGGGCACAAGCTCCCGGGGACAGGCACAGAGGCTGCAGGCCATCCGGACCGGCGGGTGAGCGGCTGGCCCTGGGCGCCCAGCGCCACGCTGTGGCCGGAAGGCGAATGCCGCCCTAGGCTATGTAAAGGGGGCTGGCAAGCAGGAGCCCAGGGTGCTGTTCCGgggtggctgctgctgggacCCTGCGTCTGGCTCTGGTGCCTGCTGTCCACAAGGGCCCTTGAGAATTtgg from Gopherus evgoodei ecotype Sinaloan lineage unplaced genomic scaffold, rGopEvg1_v1.p scaffold_52_arrow_ctg1, whole genome shotgun sequence includes the following:
- the PCGF1 gene encoding polycomb group RING finger protein 1 isoform X2; protein product: MASPPQGGPMAIAMRLRNQLQAVYKMDPLRNEEEVKVKMKELNEHIVCCLCAGYFIDATTITECLHTFCKSCIVKYLQSSKYCPMCNTKIHETQPLLNLKLDRVMQDVVYKLVPGLQESEEKRIREFYQSRGLDRVTQPSSEDPVVDTMGLPYSSFDHSRAHYYRYDEHVSLCLERQSSSKEKNKASLQQKYVRCSVRAQVRHLRRVLCHRLGLALQHILYGSEVLPDHMTMKQLWLSRWFGRPAPLLLHYSVKEKRR
- the PCGF1 gene encoding polycomb group RING finger protein 1 isoform X1 — encoded protein: MASPPQGGPMAIAMRLRNQLQAVYKMDPLRNEEEVKVKMKELNEHIVCCLCAGYFIDATTITECLHTFCKSCIVKYLQSSKYCPMCNTKIHETQPLLNLKLDRVMQDVVYKLVPGLQESEEKRIREFYQSRGLDRVTQPSSEDPVVDTMGLPYSSFDHSRAHYYRYDEHVSLCLERQSSSKEKNKASLQQKYVRCSVRAQVRHLRRVLCHRLGLALQHVQILYGSEVLPDHMTMKQLWLSRWFGRPAPLLLHYSVKEKRR